In Ostrea edulis chromosome 4, xbOstEdul1.1, whole genome shotgun sequence, a single window of DNA contains:
- the LOC125668274 gene encoding cystinosin-like isoform X2, translated as MAFSMLECIGLTVLSDTVSKNVTLGFTYQTGNDISSVETGHYIIPIPEVVILANQTRTVSINITSTGVGHFLLGINSSSDVFARLSKQFVRITIVHSSALVVINSVIGWIYFAAWSVSFYPQVYENWRRKSVVGLNFDFLLYNFTGFLVYGFFNVGMYWVDSVKDEYKSKHPRGINPVQLNDVIFTLHAVFVTTLTIFQCFIYDRGGQKISKICIALVSVAWLFMIVTFFIVTFGDNIITWLQYLYYFSYVKLGVTIIKYIPQALMNCKRKSTLGWSIGNVLLDFTGGSFSLLQMFLLAYNNDDWSSIFGDPTKFGLGAFSIMFDILFMVQHYCLFRGKNPYDSLNNYEEVITPLTR; from the exons ATGGCTTTTTCAATGTTGGAATGTATTGGGTTGACAGTGTTAAG TGACACCGTCTCAAAGAATGTTACGTTGGGCTTTACCTACCAAACAGGCAATGACATCAGCTCTGTAGAGACTGGTCACTACATCATTCCTATCCCTGAAGTGGTCATCTTAGCCAACCAGACAAGGACAGTGTCCATAAATATCACAAGCACTGGagtgggacatttcctcctcgGAATCAACTCGTCATCCGACGTGTTTGCAAG ACTATCTAAGCAGTTTGTGAGGATCACCATTGTCCACAGCTCAGCATTAGTTGTGATTAATTCTGTAATCGGCTGGATTTACTTTGCGGCCTGGTCTGTGTCTTTTTATCCTCAGGTTTATGAAAACTGGAGACGGAAaag TGTGGTGGGGCTGAACTTTGATTTCCTGCTATACAACTTCACTGGATTTCTGGTGTATGGCTTTTTCAATGTTGGAATGTATTGGGTTGACAGTGTTAAG GATGAATACAAATCAAAACATCCAAGGGGAATAAATCCAGTGCAACTGAACGATGTCATTTTCACTCTACATGCCGTGTTTGTGACAACTCTCACCATATTTCAGTGCTTTATTTATGAT CGTGGCGGCCAGAAGATTTCCAAGATTTGTATAGCATTGGTCAGTGTAGCATGGCTGTTTATGATTGTGACGTTTTTTATTGTGACATTTGGAGACAACATTATAACATGGCTGCAGTACTTGTACTATTTCTCGTATGTCAAGCTGGGGGTCACCATCATCAAATACATTCCTCAG GCTTTGATGAACTGTAAGAGAAAGAGTACGTTGGGTTGGAGTATCGGGAATGTCCTGCTGGACTTTACAGGAGGTAGCTTCAGTCTCCTACAGATGTTCCTGCTGGCCTATAACAATG ATGATTGGTCATCTATATTTGGAGATCCCACCAAGTTTGGATTGGGTGCTTTCTCCATCATGTTCGACATCCTGTTCATGGTTCAGCACTACTGTTTGTTCAGAGGCAAGAACCCTTATGACAGCTTGAACAACTATGAAGAGGTGATCACTCCCCTCACCAGATAG